AAGCAACTTCATTTAAAGCTTCGATTGTTGCTTGAACCCAATCTTCCGGCTTTTGCTCGCTCCAGCCGGAATGCTCGTGGAACAGCGGATAGCTGCGGGATGCTTCCGCAGCTACCGTTCCGTTCTTGTCAACGAGCAATGCCTTTACGGCACTTGTGCCTAAATCTATACCAACTACATAACTCATTGACATAATCCTCCCGTTAACTAAGTTTTCTTCAGCAATTAAACGCTGAAAATAACTTCGCTGAGCATCAGTCTCATGCGCTCTTGCTTGCCGGATTTGTTAACGATCGGGTTGTTTTGCATAGCGTAAGCTTCAAGGGAAGCCAGGGATGCTTTACCAGCAACAACTTCAGCGCCGATGCCGGATTTGAAGCTGCTATAACGGTCTTCTACGATGTTGTCGAAGATTTTTTCTTCGATCAGCTTCGCAGCTGCTTTCAGACCCCAAGCGAAGGAATCCATACCAGCGATGTGAGCCAGGAAGAGATCTTCGGCTTCGAACGAGCCGCGGCGCACTTTCGCGTCGAAGTTAACGCCGCCGCGAGTCAAACCGCCAGCTTTCAGAACTTCGAACATAGTCAATGTAGTCGAGTACAGGTCAGTTGGGAATTCGTCAGTATCCCAGCCGAGCAGCAGGTCGCCTTGGTTAGCGTCAAGGGAGCCCAGCATGCCGTTGATTGCAGCTGTACGGATTTCGTGCTCGAAAGTATGACCGGCAAGAGTTGCATGGTTAGCTTCAAGGTTCAGCTTGAAGTAGTCTTTCAAGCCGTATTTTTGCAGGAACGCGATTGTTGTTGCAGAGTCGAAGTCGTATTGGTGTTTTGTAGGCTCTTTTGGCTTAGGCTCGATCAGGAATTGCGCGTCGAAGCCGATTTCTTTTGCATAAGCGATTGCCATGTGGTACAGACGAGCAAGGTTGTCGAGCTCGAAGCCCATGTCCGTGTTCAGAAGGTTCTCGTAACCTTCGCGGCCGCCCCAGAATACATAGTTTTCAGCGCCCAGCTCTTTACCAACTTCAAGGCCTTTCTTCAATTGCGCGCCAGCGTATGCGTATACGTCAGCGTTGCAAGTTGTGCCAGCGCCATGTACGTAACGCGGGTTCGAGAACATGTTTACCGTATTCCACAGCAATTTCTTGCCGGATTGTTGTTGTTGATCTTTAAGCATAGCGACGATAACGTCGAGGTTTTTATTCGATTCTTGCAGCGTAGCACCTTCAGGAGCGATATCCACATCATGGAATGCATAGAACGGCGCGCCGATTTTGTCCAAGAATTCGAAGTTAGCTTCTACGCGTGCTTTCGAACGGTCAAGACCATCGAATTTGTCCCAGCCGCGGAACATCGTTGCATTACCAAACGGGTCAGTACCGTTAGCGTTAAAAGTGTGCCAGTAAGCAACCGCAAAGCGAAGATGCTCTTCCATTGTTTTGCCCAGAACCACTTGTTTTGGATCGTAGTGTTTGAATGCAAGCGGATTGTCGGAGCCTTTGCCTTCGAATTGGATCTTGCCGATGTTAGCGAAATACGTCATGAGATGAATATCCTCCTTTAAAATGTACGAGTATAATTTCAATCTTCTCGTTAGCTAAATGTGTTTTGAAAACGCTCACCAATAATATAGCATGGGTAACTTAGTTTGTCTATTAAACAAACTAAGATTCATCTAAATATTTTTTAACATTTTTTCAGGAGTAATATTCCCCTTCGTTTGCTTCATTACACTGAAGTAAAAGGGAAATAAAAAACTGCCATTTCTAGTCCGGCAGCTTACCGATATAAATCAGGTCGATTGTAGGTACGCGATAAAGAGCGCATAATCCCATGGCTATGCTGCATGGAATCAAGCGGCTGTCCTTCTCGTACTCCAATAACAAGTCATTTGAAACGCCTATTCGTGCAGCAACGTCACTAACCTCCAGTTGGTTCGCAAGGCGAATTTCTTTAAATGTAAAGACCACTCGAATCACACTACCCTCCTGATAATAGCTGATCCTCATATTTGAAGATGCCAATTCCGAAATCCTTACGCTTCGCTGCTATATAGGAAGACTATATAATAGGAACGTGTGTTCCTATTATATACCAAACATATGTTCCTATTGCAAGTTGAAAATAATTTGAAAATAGGGTTCGGAGTAATAAAAGTCACCTAAAAACAAGCAAAAAAGTGCTCAAACACTCTTTCTCTGTGTTTGAGCGCTTTTTAATGCCTACTGTTCTTTTTGCCCTGACGCTTTACGCAGTTCGTTGGCCAGCCGATGCAGTTCTTCCCGTGCTTCCGGATCCTGCGTTGCCTTATAAGCAGCCGATAAAAATGGAATGATTTTGTTCGCATCAGCGGGTTTGAGCATGTATTCCTTCTCCCTCATAGACTCAGGAAGATGAACATGCTTATCGAAGAAATCAAACTCCATGGCATTTATATCTACCTTGCCAGCTATCCCTTTTACATTCCCGCTAGAAGTATACTGGAATACGCACCATTTATCCCATGTACTGTTCGGCATCGGAGTCTCTACGCCATAATGAGCAATCCATAACGGAAAGGATGCGACCTGTTTGTTCAAGTATGTCTTAGCGAAACTTGCCCCTGAATAGATCATCGTTGGGTGTCCGGTTAGACGTTCTACCTCCTGAAGCCAAGCTAGACACCATTTCGATAATTGTTCTCCGCCAACTGTAGACGCCTTCCCTTCCACGTCCAAGACATGCGGGAATTGGGCTGCAAAGCCTTTTAACGCATTTGCGAACCAGGCTGCCTCCACCAATGGATCGTTATTCTCCGGATGAGCATAATGATAAAAGCCTATTGCAAGTCCGGCCTCCGCAGCTCCCTTGGAATTCACTTCCAATTTATCGTCGAGGATCGTCCTGCCTTCCGTCGCTTTAATGAACGCCCCCTGTACACCGTCCGATTTTACCGCTGCCCAGTTTATTAAACCTTGATGGTGAGAGACGTCAATGATCTTAATATTACTGGCTGATTTAGCTTGCATCCTTCCCACTGTCCTTCGTTTTAACGTAGCTGTATGCGCCCGATGCGGTTAGCCCGATTACGGCAATGTTAATAATAGTGTCTCGTACCGTTGAAGGCACGAGGACGAAAATAGCTGCCACACCAATAGCAATGGCTGAGCTATGTTTAGCCGGGACACCGTAACCTTTTACCACACCAACAAAAGCCGCCACAAGGGCGGCTAGGGTGAGAATATCTTGATTCATTAGATTCCAACTCCTTTCCAAAGCACTGCAATTGCTCCTGCAATTAATGCACCAACAACCGTACGCCATAACCATTTCTGGTTGTCTTCTATAGCAGATAGTCGATGATTAGCCGATTTCGCGCTAA
This region of Paenibacillus sp. JDR-2 genomic DNA includes:
- the xylA gene encoding xylose isomerase: MTYFANIGKIQFEGKGSDNPLAFKHYDPKQVVLGKTMEEHLRFAVAYWHTFNANGTDPFGNATMFRGWDKFDGLDRSKARVEANFEFLDKIGAPFYAFHDVDIAPEGATLQESNKNLDVIVAMLKDQQQQSGKKLLWNTVNMFSNPRYVHGAGTTCNADVYAYAGAQLKKGLEVGKELGAENYVFWGGREGYENLLNTDMGFELDNLARLYHMAIAYAKEIGFDAQFLIEPKPKEPTKHQYDFDSATTIAFLQKYGLKDYFKLNLEANHATLAGHTFEHEIRTAAINGMLGSLDANQGDLLLGWDTDEFPTDLYSTTLTMFEVLKAGGLTRGGVNFDAKVRRGSFEAEDLFLAHIAGMDSFAWGLKAAAKLIEEKIFDNIVEDRYSSFKSGIGAEVVAGKASLASLEAYAMQNNPIVNKSGKQERMRLMLSEVIFSV
- a CDS encoding helix-turn-helix domain-containing protein; the encoded protein is MIRVVFTFKEIRLANQLEVSDVAARIGVSNDLLLEYEKDSRLIPCSIAMGLCALYRVPTIDLIYIGKLPD
- a CDS encoding glycoside hydrolase family 25 protein, which codes for MQAKSASNIKIIDVSHHQGLINWAAVKSDGVQGAFIKATEGRTILDDKLEVNSKGAAEAGLAIGFYHYAHPENNDPLVEAAWFANALKGFAAQFPHVLDVEGKASTVGGEQLSKWCLAWLQEVERLTGHPTMIYSGASFAKTYLNKQVASFPLWIAHYGVETPMPNSTWDKWCVFQYTSSGNVKGIAGKVDINAMEFDFFDKHVHLPESMREKEYMLKPADANKIIPFLSAAYKATQDPEAREELHRLANELRKASGQKEQ
- a CDS encoding hemolysin XhlA family protein; the protein is MPADETNEILQRLVRLETKLDLMGAAKDVVNEALVSAKSANHRLSAIEDNQKWLWRTVVGALIAGAIAVLWKGVGI